A genomic region of Mesotoga infera contains the following coding sequences:
- a CDS encoding ComF family protein, producing MLKAVVSHFLPNYCLVCEREIDPADYLCKECLSSIRGPIMAPFELVNIDSAHSYWKYESPLKELIRAYKFEDRPGVARLFAEMVFEMIDAFAPSTDVIVPVPTSVKAFIRRGFDTNLRILRHLARTVDIKIDNVLSISGKTVPQSTLKMQDRIDNVRDKFFLRKKTRSASVILFDDVVTSGATASQCARVLREGGVKEITLFAIANAKK from the coding sequence ATGCTAAAGGCAGTCGTCTCCCATTTCTTACCTAATTACTGTCTGGTCTGCGAAAGGGAAATCGACCCCGCTGACTACCTCTGCAAAGAATGTCTGAGTTCTATTAGAGGTCCGATAATGGCTCCCTTTGAGCTCGTGAACATAGACTCGGCTCATTCCTATTGGAAGTATGAAAGCCCCTTGAAAGAGCTTATTCGTGCTTACAAGTTTGAAGACCGCCCGGGCGTGGCTCGTCTATTTGCAGAGATGGTCTTCGAAATGATAGACGCCTTCGCTCCATCTACCGATGTAATCGTCCCGGTTCCAACATCTGTTAAGGCATTCATTAGGAGAGGTTTTGACACCAACCTAAGAATTCTCCGACATCTTGCAAGAACGGTCGATATTAAAATCGACAATGTTCTGTCGATTTCGGGAAAGACTGTTCCTCAGTCAACATTGAAGATGCAGGACAGGATAGATAATGTTAGGGACAAGTTCTTTTTGAGGAAGAAAACAAGAAGCGCTTCGGTTATTCTTTTCGATGATGTAGTTACAAGCGGTGCAACTGCAAGCCAGTGTGCTAGAGTTCTAAGAGAAGGCGGTGTCAAGGAGATCACTTTATTTGCAATTGCCAATGCAAAAAAATAG